The Altererythrobacter sp. ZODW24 genome window below encodes:
- the clpS gene encoding ATP-dependent Clp protease adapter ClpS codes for MNRYNPTLETVLTFAPLSAGEDQAGDGDGDEQVGIATKTKAKPKKPSQFKVLILNDDYTPMEFVVMVLKNFFSMDLESATRVMLHVHQKGVGVCGIFPYEIAETKVNQVMDFAKQNQHPLQCTLEKA; via the coding sequence ATGAATCGCTATAACCCCACTCTCGAGACCGTTTTGACGTTTGCCCCCCTCTCCGCTGGTGAAGACCAAGCCGGCGATGGAGATGGCGACGAACAGGTCGGTATTGCCACCAAGACCAAGGCTAAGCCCAAGAAGCCCAGCCAGTTCAAAGTGCTGATCCTGAACGACGATTACACGCCGATGGAATTCGTCGTGATGGTGCTCAAGAACTTTTTCAGCATGGATCTGGAATCCGCGACCCGCGTAATGCTCCACGTCCATCAGAAGGGCGTCGGCGTCTGCGGCATCTTCCCTTACGAAATCGCCGAGACCAAGGTGAATCAGGTGATGGATTTCGCCAAGCAGAACCAACATCCGCTGCAGTGCACGCTGGAAAAGGCCTGA
- a CDS encoding phasin family protein — translation MATTPTNKIDAVTAQVRAEKSAEVAVAAASQTVSPKAVEKAVAKDEAAPVKVAAVKKAAAKKKKAPAKRKPAAKKTAAKKIAAKKATPAKKAAAKRKPAAKKAATKTTAKARKTAAAAKTKISNTKETIMTKAKNKTADYTAQMTETLSDVQTKVQTQAKNVYAKGTEVAADMGEFTKGNVEAVVESGKVLAAGVQDMGKAYVADVKTAVSTMTTDVKEVAAVKSPTEFMQLQTKLARRNFDMMIAQTSKNTEAMVKLANEAFAPISSRASVAMEKVRKAA, via the coding sequence ATGGCTACTACGCCGACAAACAAGATCGACGCCGTGACCGCTCAGGTCCGCGCAGAAAAATCCGCTGAAGTAGCTGTTGCAGCCGCCAGCCAAACAGTTAGCCCCAAGGCAGTCGAAAAGGCTGTTGCCAAGGACGAAGCCGCTCCTGTGAAGGTTGCAGCCGTCAAGAAGGCCGCTGCCAAGAAGAAGAAAGCCCCGGCCAAGCGCAAGCCTGCCGCGAAGAAGACCGCAGCCAAGAAGATTGCTGCGAAGAAAGCCACTCCGGCAAAGAAGGCTGCTGCTAAGCGCAAGCCTGCTGCCAAGAAGGCCGCCACGAAAACTACCGCAAAGGCGCGCAAGACCGCAGCTGCTGCGAAAACGAAAATTTCCAACACTAAGGAAACCATCATGACCAAAGCAAAGAACAAGACTGCCGATTACACCGCGCAGATGACCGAAACTCTTTCGGACGTTCAGACCAAGGTTCAAACTCAGGCCAAGAACGTTTACGCCAAGGGCACCGAAGTTGCTGCTGATATGGGTGAATTCACCAAGGGCAACGTCGAAGCAGTTGTCGAATCCGGCAAGGTTTTGGCCGCCGGCGTTCAGGACATGGGCAAGGCCTATGTCGCTGACGTGAAGACTGCCGTTTCGACCATGACAACCGACGTCAAGGAAGTTGCCGCCGTTAAGTCGCCAACCGAATTCATGCAGCTTCAGACGAAGCTTGCACGTCGCAACTTCGACATGATGATCGCTCAGACTTCGAAGAACACCGAAGCCATGGTCAAGCTCGCAAACGAAGCGTTTGCGCCGATTTCGAGCCGTGCCAGCGTTGCAATGGAAAAGGTTCGTAAGGCTGCCTAA
- the phaC gene encoding class I poly(R)-hydroxyalkanoic acid synthase produces the protein MSDDPLGDMNELVRKQTEAMQTIFGALLPGGEAKMPTGDAEQWQKAADQLKALWAGIQSEQSASTSPLAQMIDPAQWMGFAKQWYAAMPLADPAKQKALWDESVALWQGVMAQYNMGPNIGTAPKDGEPDLPRKDRRFADPKWRSHPAFALIHQTYLMLAERIEAMVDEVEGLDKGKREQLRFATRTMVEAMSPSNIPLANPVVLDRTVETKGQNLVKGMEHLLADLKKGQLTHTDPEAFTLGENVATTPGKVVHETPLYQLIQYSPSTPKVTETPLVIFPPWLNRFYILDLNEKKSFVRWVAEQGVTVFVASWKSADSAMKDVVWDDYIAAQIDAVDHIRSRLKVPSVHTIGYCVAGTTLAATLAVLERRGEADKVKSATFFTAQVDFSRAGELNNFIDDKQIKAIEGLTTDGYLDGRYLALTFNLLRSKDLIWNYVVNNYMLGEDYPAFDMLHWNGDVTNLPGKWHSDYLRDLYRDNKLVTPDALSAGGTPIDLTRVKTPSYIQAGKEDHIAPAKSVYKMTEHFAGPMEFVLAGSGHIAGVVNPPSSRKYQYWTNDADCASLSEFVDGASETPGSWWPHWMDWLKGHGDKQIAATGKRKPGGKGDKVIEDAPGRYVKTR, from the coding sequence ATGAGCGATGATCCATTGGGCGATATGAACGAATTGGTCCGCAAGCAGACTGAGGCCATGCAGACGATTTTCGGCGCGCTGCTGCCCGGCGGAGAGGCCAAAATGCCAACCGGCGATGCCGAACAATGGCAGAAGGCTGCTGATCAGCTCAAGGCATTATGGGCAGGTATCCAGTCTGAACAATCCGCCAGCACATCGCCGCTCGCCCAGATGATTGATCCCGCCCAGTGGATGGGTTTTGCCAAACAATGGTACGCCGCAATGCCGCTGGCTGACCCGGCCAAGCAAAAAGCGCTGTGGGATGAAAGCGTTGCCCTATGGCAGGGGGTGATGGCGCAATACAATATGGGGCCCAATATAGGCACCGCGCCAAAGGACGGAGAGCCTGACTTACCGCGCAAGGACCGCCGCTTCGCTGATCCCAAGTGGCGTTCGCATCCGGCTTTTGCGCTGATCCACCAGACCTATCTCATGCTGGCCGAGCGAATTGAGGCGATGGTTGATGAGGTCGAAGGCCTCGACAAAGGCAAACGCGAACAGCTCCGCTTCGCCACGCGCACTATGGTTGAGGCGATGAGCCCTTCCAACATTCCGCTCGCCAACCCTGTCGTGCTGGACCGAACCGTCGAGACCAAGGGTCAGAATTTGGTCAAGGGGATGGAACATCTGCTTGCCGACCTTAAAAAAGGTCAGCTCACGCACACCGATCCCGAAGCATTCACTCTGGGCGAAAACGTGGCCACGACGCCGGGTAAAGTCGTGCACGAAACACCGCTCTACCAACTGATCCAATATAGCCCTTCGACGCCCAAGGTTACGGAAACACCGTTGGTGATCTTCCCGCCGTGGCTCAACCGTTTCTATATTCTCGATCTGAACGAGAAGAAGAGCTTCGTGCGCTGGGTTGCCGAACAGGGCGTGACGGTATTCGTCGCCAGTTGGAAGTCAGCCGACAGCGCGATGAAGGACGTGGTGTGGGACGATTACATCGCTGCGCAAATCGACGCGGTTGATCATATCCGTTCGCGGCTGAAAGTCCCGTCGGTTCATACCATCGGCTACTGCGTGGCGGGCACGACCTTGGCTGCAACGCTGGCGGTTCTGGAACGGCGCGGCGAGGCCGATAAGGTCAAGAGCGCAACATTCTTTACCGCGCAAGTGGACTTCAGCCGCGCTGGCGAGCTCAATAATTTCATCGATGACAAACAGATCAAGGCCATCGAAGGCCTGACCACAGACGGCTATCTTGATGGCCGCTACCTGGCACTGACCTTCAACCTGCTGCGCAGCAAAGATCTGATCTGGAACTATGTGGTCAACAATTACATGCTGGGTGAGGACTATCCAGCCTTCGACATGTTACATTGGAACGGCGACGTCACCAATCTGCCCGGCAAGTGGCACAGCGACTATTTGCGCGACCTCTACCGCGACAACAAGCTCGTCACCCCTGATGCACTGAGCGCAGGCGGCACGCCTATTGATCTCACTCGCGTCAAAACGCCTTCCTACATTCAGGCGGGCAAGGAAGATCACATCGCCCCGGCCAAGAGCGTCTATAAGATGACCGAACACTTCGCTGGGCCGATGGAGTTCGTACTTGCTGGATCGGGTCATATTGCCGGCGTGGTCAATCCGCCCTCATCCCGAAAATACCAATATTGGACCAATGACGCCGATTGCGCCTCCCTAAGCGAATTCGTCGACGGCGCCAGCGAGACGCCGGGTAGCTGGTGGCCGCATTGGATGGATTGGCTGAAGGGGCATGGCGACAAGCAAATCGCGGCGACTGGCAAGAGAAAGCCTGGCGGAAAGGGTGATAAAGTGATTGAAGATGCGCCCGGACGCTATGTAAAAACTCGATAA